A genomic region of Candidatus Krumholzibacteriota bacterium contains the following coding sequences:
- a CDS encoding LemA family protein, whose amino-acid sequence MMIWIFPIILVVLLFIVVGLYNTLVRLRKRCDNGWAQIDVQLKRRYDLIPNLIETVKGYMAHEKTVLENVTKARQQAIDVSGVKDQAKAENMLTSTLRTLFAVSENYPDLKANTNMLAMQEELVSTENKISFARQHYNDCVMSYNTRTETVPSNFVAAIFGFKQADFFELEDEGQREAPKVSF is encoded by the coding sequence ATGATGATATGGATTTTTCCGATTATACTGGTCGTCCTTCTTTTTATCGTCGTAGGTCTTTATAACACTCTGGTGAGGTTGAGAAAAAGATGCGATAACGGGTGGGCGCAGATAGACGTCCAGCTCAAGAGGCGTTACGATCTCATACCGAATCTCATCGAAACGGTCAAGGGGTATATGGCGCACGAGAAGACCGTCCTTGAAAATGTCACGAAAGCGAGGCAGCAGGCTATCGACGTCTCCGGCGTCAAGGACCAGGCGAAGGCGGAGAATATGCTTACAAGCACTCTGCGCACGCTTTTCGCCGTATCGGAAAACTATCCCGATCTCAAGGCGAACACCAATATGCTCGCGATGCAGGAAGAACTCGTCTCGACCGAAAACAAGATATCGTTCGCCAGGCAGCACTATAACGACTGCGTGATGAGCTATAACACGAGGACCGAGACTGTACCGTCAAATTTCGTGGCGGCTATCTTTGGATTCAAGCAGGCCGATTTCTTCGAACTGGAGGACGAGGGCCAGCGGGAAGCTCCGAAGGTAAGTTTTTAA
- a CDS encoding PD40 domain-containing protein — MGKRGMLALLTAVLLLAGSVNAAEESRLLRYPDIYGDNIVFSYGGDLWLVSSSGGVASRLTTHIGGEAFAKFSPDGKTIAFSAAYDGNFDVYTIPVIGGVPKRLTYHPKADITLDWHPSGKKILFRSNKEAKTNPGPRYDRLYTIDAEGGYPEALPLFEGELTSYSPDGKKIAYNRMAREFRTWKRYRGGMNQNVWIYDLENNKAEQVTDYEGTDAFPMWYGDKIYFISDRDYTMNIFCYDTGTKETRKITDHKEYDVKWPSLGNGKIVYENAGYLYVLDLGTEKTKKLDIIARSEHNLKRPAYTSAGDMIRYFNVSASGKRAIFGARGDVFTVPAEKGEVRNLTETPGIRERSPAFSPDGNWVAYLSDRTGEYELYLRKPDGSGEEEKISKGMGEFPFELNWSPDSKKVSWYDQTGHLYFIDIDSKKTVKVDRNEWWDLGDYHWSSDSKWIAYSKGADNGFSSLYLYDVEKGESHKVTSDLYNDYSPVFDPDGKYLYFLTDRTINIKFHSFELDFDFVTPTNICVLTLAADTPSILAPESDEVEIKKDEKKDEDNGDKKDEKKDKDDKKDEEKKEDEGIKIDLDGLGGRIVSLPIGSGNYQGLEAVSGKIIYGELPMNAGVISFDANGPVTGELKYFDIKERESKTIISGITDYALSSNGSKIIYGMMGTYGIIDVAAGKKVGDGSISTNLMMKTDPAAEWNQIFHEAWRLERDFFYVDNMHGVDWDKIKKRYEVFLPYLTSRGDLTYVIGEMQAELNVGHAYVYGGAPTGPRAPFVGGGYLGCDFKVDSKSGRYQIAKIYDGRNWDSNFISPLSLPGIGVKEGDYLLSVNGHDLAYPENPHALLENTAGHQIKISVSDDPSGKDPREIIIEPGTNDTNARYAEWVESNRKKVLEASGGKIGYIHVPNTAVQGLMEFGKYFYPQTDMEGIIVDVRYNSGGWLPNFFIDKLGTKLTNLFKRRHYKPGKTPGTAVKGHLACLINGYAGSGGDAFPYYFKQAGLGPLIGMTTWGGLVGYNRNIPLVDGGTLTTPSIGFVNLEGKYDVERIGVKPDIKVDNRPDLVVDGHDPQLEKAVEYLMEKIKNDPPRLPKVEKDPDRS; from the coding sequence ATGGGTAAAAGAGGAATGCTGGCTCTGCTCACAGCCGTTCTTCTTCTGGCGGGCAGTGTCAATGCCGCTGAGGAGAGCCGTCTTTTGCGTTACCCCGACATTTACGGGGACAATATCGTCTTCTCCTACGGAGGAGATCTCTGGCTGGTTTCATCATCTGGCGGCGTCGCCTCGCGCCTGACGACCCATATAGGCGGAGAAGCGTTCGCCAAGTTCTCGCCCGACGGCAAGACGATAGCCTTTTCTGCCGCGTATGACGGGAATTTCGACGTTTATACGATCCCGGTGATCGGCGGAGTGCCTAAAAGGCTGACGTACCATCCGAAAGCCGATATCACCCTCGACTGGCATCCTTCGGGGAAAAAGATCCTTTTCAGAAGCAACAAGGAAGCCAAAACAAACCCCGGTCCGCGTTACGACAGGCTATATACGATCGACGCGGAAGGCGGGTACCCTGAAGCTCTGCCTCTCTTCGAGGGCGAGCTCACCTCATATTCTCCCGACGGAAAGAAGATAGCGTATAACAGGATGGCAAGGGAGTTCCGCACCTGGAAACGATACCGGGGCGGGATGAACCAGAACGTCTGGATATACGACCTGGAGAACAACAAGGCTGAACAGGTCACCGATTATGAAGGTACCGATGCCTTCCCGATGTGGTACGGAGACAAGATATACTTTATCTCCGACCGCGACTACACGATGAATATCTTCTGCTACGATACAGGCACGAAAGAAACAAGGAAAATCACCGACCACAAGGAATACGACGTAAAGTGGCCGAGCCTCGGCAACGGTAAAATAGTATATGAAAACGCCGGATACCTTTACGTTCTCGACCTTGGTACGGAAAAAACGAAAAAACTCGATATCATCGCCCGCTCCGAACATAACCTTAAAAGGCCCGCCTACACCAGCGCCGGCGACATGATACGTTACTTCAACGTATCGGCTTCCGGTAAGCGTGCCATATTCGGCGCGAGGGGCGACGTATTCACTGTGCCCGCGGAAAAAGGAGAGGTGCGCAACCTGACAGAGACTCCAGGGATTCGCGAACGCAGCCCCGCTTTTTCTCCGGATGGAAATTGGGTTGCATACCTCTCCGACAGGACGGGTGAATACGAATTATACTTGAGGAAGCCTGACGGCTCGGGCGAAGAGGAGAAGATCAGCAAGGGGATGGGCGAATTTCCTTTCGAACTGAACTGGTCTCCCGACAGCAAGAAGGTCTCGTGGTATGACCAGACCGGGCACCTCTATTTTATTGACATCGATTCGAAGAAAACGGTCAAGGTCGACCGGAACGAATGGTGGGACCTCGGGGACTACCACTGGTCGTCCGACAGTAAATGGATCGCCTATTCGAAGGGAGCCGATAACGGATTCAGCTCTCTTTACCTCTACGACGTCGAAAAGGGCGAATCCCACAAGGTGACAAGCGATCTCTACAACGATTACTCGCCCGTCTTCGATCCCGACGGCAAGTATCTCTATTTCCTCACCGACAGGACGATCAATATCAAGTTCCATTCGTTCGAACTCGATTTCGATTTCGTCACGCCGACGAATATCTGCGTCCTCACGCTCGCCGCCGACACGCCCTCGATCCTCGCTCCCGAGAGCGATGAGGTGGAGATAAAAAAAGACGAGAAGAAAGACGAAGATAACGGCGACAAGAAAGATGAAAAGAAGGATAAGGACGATAAGAAGGATGAAGAAAAGAAAGAGGACGAGGGGATCAAGATCGATCTCGACGGCCTTGGCGGCCGCATCGTTTCGCTGCCGATAGGATCAGGCAACTACCAGGGTCTCGAAGCGGTTTCCGGAAAGATCATCTACGGCGAGCTTCCGATGAACGCCGGCGTCATATCCTTCGATGCCAACGGACCTGTCACTGGTGAACTGAAATATTTCGATATCAAGGAACGCGAATCGAAGACGATCATCAGCGGAATAACCGATTACGCCCTCTCATCAAACGGTTCGAAGATAATCTACGGCATGATGGGGACCTACGGGATCATCGACGTCGCAGCTGGCAAGAAGGTCGGCGACGGCAGCATCAGCACCAACCTCATGATGAAGACCGATCCCGCCGCGGAATGGAACCAGATATTCCATGAAGCATGGAGGCTCGAGAGAGACTTCTTCTACGTCGACAATATGCACGGGGTCGACTGGGACAAGATCAAAAAACGCTACGAAGTCTTCCTCCCCTATCTCACAAGCAGGGGTGATCTTACGTACGTCATAGGTGAGATGCAGGCCGAGCTGAACGTAGGGCACGCCTATGTCTACGGCGGCGCTCCGACGGGCCCGAGGGCTCCGTTTGTCGGAGGAGGGTATCTCGGTTGCGATTTCAAAGTCGACTCAAAAAGCGGCCGCTACCAGATCGCGAAGATATACGACGGCAGGAACTGGGACAGTAATTTCATATCCCCCCTCTCCCTTCCAGGCATCGGCGTGAAGGAAGGGGATTATCTCCTTTCCGTAAACGGCCATGATCTGGCATATCCGGAAAATCCTCACGCGTTGCTTGAGAACACGGCGGGGCACCAGATCAAGATCAGCGTCTCGGATGATCCTTCAGGGAAGGATCCGAGAGAGATCATCATCGAACCCGGTACAAACGACACCAACGCACGCTACGCCGAATGGGTGGAGAGCAACCGCAAGAAGGTGTTGGAAGCGAGTGGCGGGAAAATAGGTTATATCCATGTACCGAATACGGCGGTGCAGGGACTGATGGAGTTCGGCAAGTATTTCTATCCGCAGACCGACATGGAAGGAATAATCGTCGACGTACGCTATAACAGCGGCGGATGGCTGCCGAATTTCTTCATCGACAAACTCGGCACGAAGCTGACGAACCTTTTCAAGCGCCGCCACTACAAACCGGGAAAGACGCCCGGGACCGCCGTCAAGGGGCATCTCGCCTGCCTTATCAACGGATACGCAGGCTCTGGCGGAGACGCATTCCCGTACTATTTCAAGCAGGCCGGTCTCGGACCCCTTATCGGAATGACCACCTGGGGCGGCCTGGTCGGATATAACAGGAATATCCCCCTGGTCGACGGCGGAACGCTTACGACCCCCTCGATCGGATTCGTGAACCTCGAAGGCAAGTATGACGTCGAAAGGATAGGGGTCAAGCCTGACATCAAGGTCGACAACAGGCCCGATCTCGTAGTAGACGGCCATGACCCGCAGCTTGAAAAAGCCGTGGAATACCTCATGGAAAAGATAAAGAACGATCCTCCGCGGCTTCCGAAAGTCGAGAAGGATCCGGACAGAAGTTAG
- a CDS encoding transposase, translating to MNEEIKRRTRVARLFPNEESLLRLVSAVLSEISEEWETGKRYLNMNAEWPVDKSIYGKDVD from the coding sequence ATCAATGAAGAGATAAAGAGGAGGACAAGAGTCGCCAGGTTGTTCCCAAACGAAGAATCGCTTCTCAGACTTGTTAGTGCTGTGTTATCTGAGATCAGCGAAGAATGGGAGACTGGAAAACGATACCTCAACATGAATGCTGAGTGGCCGGTCGATAAGTCAATTTACGGAAAAGATGTTGATTGA
- a CDS encoding ankyrin repeat domain-containing protein, protein MRKLFWPVVLLTAFMACSTSSFKIPIIDAARNGENEKISRLLVEGTDINTKWGNETALTAAADSNRLDLAKYLLERGADPNIGNPLEIAIRNRNYEMVELLFHFKVNPNILRDQKIRMQAGGFNRVYCTDLFTALYVEDSRIIEFLLKNGADPNVDARLNSLLVNSYLEYVLHNKSLNTLETMLKYQSNIDKSDPSRLLAIVFSRKSKDGTVFHPDWMERLKLLLDFGLDPDCRIGSGEYAIYEPYGYKQTEIERNNRVTLYDKSCNTPLIHALNNNYIEAIRLLLNYGANPFIGFYEVTGSCNAEDLFFLDPQNEDIVMLPGYHDKTRSSIIDRIMENGGIDASFEPLNACIIAKSKFDEYPELRDLFPKDERKYFKGTFRLTVDPIIYRVPPSVTSYVWSFNNPWTSRMPEIMEGDAKFRFKISSCDDAVLSDLFRYNDLDSMMLQSMPCR, encoded by the coding sequence ATGAGAAAGTTATTTTGGCCTGTTGTTTTATTAACGGCATTTATGGCATGTTCTACATCTTCGTTTAAAATTCCCATAATCGATGCAGCCAGAAATGGAGAAAACGAAAAAATATCCAGGTTGTTGGTAGAAGGTACCGATATAAATACAAAATGGGGTAATGAAACAGCTCTTACTGCCGCTGCTGACAGCAATAGGCTTGATTTGGCAAAATATTTACTTGAGAGAGGTGCCGATCCGAACATAGGCAATCCTCTGGAAATCGCAATCAGGAATCGCAACTATGAAATGGTCGAACTTCTCTTTCATTTTAAAGTAAACCCGAACATATTGCGTGATCAAAAAATCAGAATGCAAGCAGGGGGATTTAACAGAGTATATTGCACAGATTTATTTACCGCTCTTTATGTCGAAGATAGCAGGATCATAGAATTTCTTCTGAAGAACGGTGCTGACCCCAATGTTGATGCAAGACTTAATTCCTTACTAGTTAACTCGTATCTTGAATATGTTTTGCATAATAAAAGCCTAAATACACTTGAGACAATGTTGAAGTACCAGAGCAATATTGATAAATCTGATCCAAGCAGGTTATTAGCGATAGTGTTTTCAAGAAAGTCAAAAGATGGCACTGTGTTTCATCCTGATTGGATGGAGCGATTGAAACTCCTCCTGGATTTTGGTCTCGATCCTGATTGCCGTATTGGATCAGGAGAATATGCTATATATGAACCGTATGGTTATAAACAAACGGAAATTGAGCGGAACAATCGTGTAACTCTTTATGATAAAAGCTGTAACACTCCCTTGATCCATGCCTTGAACAATAACTACATAGAAGCGATCAGGCTTCTATTAAATTATGGTGCCAACCCGTTTATTGGTTTCTATGAAGTCACAGGGAGTTGTAATGCGGAGGACCTGTTTTTTTTGGATCCCCAAAACGAAGATATAGTTATGTTACCAGGATATCATGATAAAACCAGATCCAGCATTATTGACCGTATAATGGAAAATGGTGGGATAGATGCATCCTTCGAACCATTGAACGCCTGTATTATTGCTAAATCAAAATTCGATGAATACCCTGAATTGCGGGATTTATTTCCTAAAGACGAAAGGAAATATTTTAAAGGCACTTTCAGACTGACAGTCGACCCGATCATATACAGAGTGCCCCCCTCCGTAACATCATATGTCTGGTCTTTTAACAACCCCTGGACGTCCCGAATGCCTGAAATAATGGAGGGAGATGCCAAATTCAGATTTAAAATAAGTTCTTGTGATGACGCAGTTTTGAGTGACCTGTTTAGATATAACGATCTCGATTCTATGATGCTTCAATCAATGCCTTGCAGATGA
- a CDS encoding sodium/proline symporter, which translates to MSLLSACIVVLVLYLAVLVGIGIWSVRKTKSADDFILGGRSIGPWVTALSFIAVYFSSVLIIGGGAFGYKFGMGTIWIGAINVLVGCTLCWIVLGKRVRAFTERMGVNTISGFFAKRYQSPAAGIFSALIVFLFLIIYNVSVVKGMANSFEVLMDMPYWAGVMISGLVIIFYVALGGYQAVVWTGLIQAWVMIFSLLLLTFRTVGAVGGLSAGMRRLAEIGPGYVNTPGVWGWAGLISFCLVVSLGVWGMPQLLIRFYSIKDQKTFRLGTVIVTVGAAVAVLPYLNGAFARILIPALKNPDLAIPELSKLVLSPWGAAILLAGVVAAGMSTFAGVLIIISSSLVRDVYRHGLGRQLTGPGEIRANRIVSASVGIIALLIALKPPALILVLTGFSWAVIASTNLWPLLFGLYWKGASAAGAFASMIAGSATAIIWTWLGKPFGIHGFIAGTTVSFIVILVVSLVKRSSFPAGHIEKIWGE; encoded by the coding sequence TTGAGTCTCTTGTCAGCATGTATCGTCGTCCTTGTCCTCTACCTTGCCGTTCTGGTGGGGATCGGGATATGGAGCGTGAGAAAAACGAAATCTGCCGATGATTTTATCCTCGGGGGAAGATCGATAGGCCCATGGGTGACGGCCCTCTCCTTTATCGCCGTATATTTCAGTTCGGTGCTGATAATCGGAGGAGGAGCCTTCGGATATAAATTCGGCATGGGAACGATCTGGATCGGGGCGATAAACGTCCTGGTAGGTTGTACACTCTGCTGGATTGTCCTGGGAAAGAGGGTCCGCGCCTTCACCGAAAGGATGGGGGTAAACACGATATCGGGATTCTTCGCGAAAAGGTACCAGTCGCCCGCGGCGGGGATCTTTTCCGCGCTGATAGTCTTTCTTTTTCTGATCATCTATAACGTCAGCGTCGTCAAGGGGATGGCGAACTCCTTCGAGGTCCTGATGGATATGCCATACTGGGCGGGAGTGATGATATCGGGACTTGTCATCATATTCTATGTGGCGCTCGGGGGGTACCAGGCGGTCGTCTGGACCGGATTGATCCAGGCATGGGTGATGATATTCAGCCTGCTTCTTCTCACATTCAGAACGGTGGGAGCTGTCGGCGGCCTGAGCGCGGGGATGCGAAGACTCGCCGAGATCGGCCCCGGCTACGTAAATACTCCGGGAGTATGGGGATGGGCGGGGCTGATCAGTTTCTGCCTCGTCGTGAGCCTCGGCGTCTGGGGGATGCCGCAGCTGCTGATAAGGTTCTACTCGATAAAGGATCAGAAGACGTTCAGGCTCGGAACGGTGATAGTCACTGTCGGAGCCGCCGTCGCCGTTCTTCCGTATCTCAACGGCGCTTTCGCGAGGATCCTTATACCCGCTCTTAAAAATCCCGATCTCGCGATCCCTGAACTGTCGAAACTCGTTCTTTCTCCCTGGGGAGCGGCGATCCTGCTTGCCGGTGTGGTAGCTGCCGGCATGTCGACCTTCGCCGGAGTCCTTATAATCATATCCAGCTCCCTAGTAAGGGATGTCTACAGGCACGGGCTGGGAAGACAGCTGACCGGGCCGGGCGAGATCAGGGCGAACAGGATCGTAAGCGCCTCTGTGGGGATCATCGCTCTTCTGATCGCTCTTAAACCGCCGGCGCTGATCCTCGTGCTGACGGGGTTTTCGTGGGCGGTTATCGCCTCTACGAATCTATGGCCGCTGCTTTTCGGGCTCTACTGGAAAGGGGCGAGCGCAGCGGGAGCCTTCGCCTCGATGATCGCCGGTTCGGCGACCGCCATTATATGGACATGGCTCGGCAAGCCTTTCGGGATACATGGATTCATCGCGGGGACGACGGTAAGCTTCATCGTCATACTGGTTGTGAGCCTCGTTAAAAGATCCTCTTTCCCCGCCGGACATATAGAGAAGATATGGGGGGAGTGA
- a CDS encoding alginate export family protein — protein sequence MGSLTLPFRIDRSAKNVAAVAIFFTILVAAAGGFSAACLSAGEPAAFRYGFDERVRQTYIENGFDLHDGNSDDWSFFRVRTRLWCEWKPAERWTVHAALNNEHRHWFKSTKGYQDEDFEINELIFEKLYISANDIAGSPLSMTVGRQNIMYGEGFLFMDGGPLDGSRTGYFNAVRLGAKFEKRSIELHMLSNPSWDKYLPTLNCQRQPLIDYDEMGAGAYYTDQSFEGHKIEGYYFYKNESEGGNTPESDIHTAGGRLSGKKGDSFSYATEWALQLGDRGKSDRKGFGGYLHGTFNLPSTVEPELTVGVIYLSGDDPSTDEYEGWDPLYSRWPKWSELLIYTMATTGNGIAYWDNLFAPNLKTTAKPMKNMTAEASIYFMKAVADPPAASWAVPGMGSILGSGKTKGFLSSVKIKYRFCKNLSGHLLWERFDPGDYYNEDASIANFLRWELFYTF from the coding sequence ATGGGATCTTTGACTCTTCCATTCAGGATCGATCGATCGGCGAAAAACGTCGCCGCAGTAGCGATATTCTTCACTATTCTGGTCGCCGCAGCGGGCGGGTTCAGCGCCGCCTGTTTATCGGCCGGAGAGCCGGCAGCTTTCAGGTATGGTTTCGACGAGAGGGTAAGGCAGACATATATCGAGAACGGGTTCGATCTCCATGACGGCAATAGCGACGACTGGTCTTTCTTCAGGGTCAGGACGAGGTTATGGTGCGAGTGGAAGCCGGCCGAAAGATGGACCGTCCATGCCGCCCTGAACAACGAGCACAGGCACTGGTTCAAATCGACGAAGGGGTACCAGGACGAAGACTTCGAGATCAACGAGTTGATATTCGAAAAACTCTATATCTCCGCCAACGATATAGCCGGGTCGCCTTTGAGCATGACCGTCGGCCGGCAGAATATCATGTACGGCGAGGGATTTCTTTTCATGGACGGAGGGCCGCTCGACGGCTCTCGCACGGGGTATTTCAATGCCGTCAGGCTCGGCGCGAAGTTTGAGAAAAGATCGATCGAACTGCACATGCTTTCCAATCCTTCATGGGACAAATATCTGCCGACGCTGAACTGCCAGCGCCAGCCGCTGATCGACTATGACGAGATGGGAGCGGGGGCCTACTACACCGACCAGTCTTTTGAAGGCCACAAGATAGAGGGATATTACTTCTACAAGAATGAAAGCGAAGGTGGCAATACCCCGGAAAGCGATATCCATACAGCAGGCGGAAGGCTCAGCGGGAAAAAAGGAGACTCGTTCAGTTACGCCACCGAATGGGCGCTCCAGCTTGGAGACAGGGGAAAGTCCGACCGGAAAGGGTTCGGCGGGTATCTCCACGGGACGTTCAATCTTCCATCGACAGTCGAGCCTGAACTGACCGTTGGAGTGATATATCTTTCCGGCGACGATCCCAGTACCGATGAATATGAAGGGTGGGACCCTCTCTACAGCCGCTGGCCGAAATGGAGCGAGCTGTTGATCTACACTATGGCTACGACCGGAAACGGCATCGCCTACTGGGATAACCTTTTTGCTCCGAACCTGAAAACCACGGCGAAACCGATGAAGAATATGACAGCCGAGGCTTCCATTTATTTCATGAAGGCTGTCGCCGATCCTCCCGCCGCCAGCTGGGCGGTGCCGGGGATGGGCTCGATACTCGGCAGCGGCAAAACGAAAGGCTTTCTTTCCTCTGTGAAGATAAAATACAGATTCTGCAAAAACCTCTCCGGCCACCTGCTCTGGGAAAGGTTCGATCCGGGAGATTATTATAACGAGGATGCTTCGATAGCGAATTTCCTCAGATGGGAACTGTTCTATACCTTCTAG
- a CDS encoding T9SS type A sorting domain-containing protein — protein sequence MRLISKLIRCSAALIIFLALQPYTIQAGQVSITYHFDEPVIEVSPDGFSRMIFPSTIQAGKAGGPSFPFRGINILLPRGEAVSSVSLQRRGWKDLDKDVILRPRQHPVPSLENTRPENGFLYNSAAYLSTSWSYPPASEFRTRYYRGHAIATGSFSPAGFLPSEKRAGYYSEIEVIVETAPSVKSDRALSMLRTDSSTLDYLKELIDNPTAADLYERSVDRSPSAGDEYEYLIITRAMLENEFEALKDFYNRRGVRTRIMTVEYIESIYPGTDLQEQIRAAVISEYIENGITGLLLAGDGDPGDPATVPYRGLYCSVNSSIVYQDNSIPADIYYAALDGNWNDDLDLLWGEPGEDDLFSEISVGRAPVDSPAEAAIFIHKTTSYQESPVGSQMRDVLLLGEHLYSDPQTYGGNEMDQLVDTCNAYGFSTTGFPPDFNITRYYDRDLGYWPKSVIYDEVNAGTNWICHAGHSNASYVMRLSVTDINGTNFTNDGVTANYPVVYTYGCIAGAFDVNDCIAEEMVTIDNFASAFIGNSRYGWFTEGTTNGPSHHFQREYFDAVFSEGHTTLGPANQRSKDETVPFVDLPDEYEPGAHRWVFYTLNLLGDPAMDSWTDIPSAMQVAHSRYILRGDTSFPLETGVDGALAALYWNGDCYGRGITGPDGTISLPLLMAVPGDVDSMILTVTAHDRYLYRDTLLAVDVAGSEKTPSMTLLYQNHPNPFNPSTVISFALKERCRADLRVYDVSGREVDRILTDILDEGVHSIIWSPRNLASGLYFYRLRARDAVMTRKAILLR from the coding sequence ATGAGACTTATATCGAAACTTATACGTTGTTCTGCCGCCTTGATCATCTTCCTGGCTCTCCAGCCATATACGATTCAGGCCGGCCAGGTATCTATCACTTATCATTTCGATGAACCAGTGATAGAGGTCTCGCCGGACGGCTTTTCACGAATGATCTTCCCCTCTACGATCCAGGCGGGAAAAGCCGGTGGTCCGAGTTTTCCATTCAGAGGTATAAATATCCTTCTCCCGCGAGGAGAGGCGGTCTCGTCGGTATCGCTTCAGCGCAGAGGATGGAAAGATCTCGATAAGGATGTGATCCTTCGTCCCCGGCAGCACCCTGTCCCCTCACTGGAAAATACCAGGCCGGAAAACGGTTTTCTCTATAACAGCGCGGCGTATTTATCGACATCCTGGTCGTATCCGCCTGCTTCAGAGTTCAGGACGCGATATTACAGGGGACACGCGATAGCCACCGGATCGTTTTCTCCGGCAGGATTCCTTCCCTCGGAAAAAAGGGCAGGATATTACAGCGAAATAGAGGTGATCGTCGAAACGGCCCCTTCCGTTAAAAGCGACAGAGCCCTGTCGATGCTTCGCACCGATTCTTCGACACTCGATTATCTGAAGGAACTGATCGATAACCCGACTGCGGCGGATCTATATGAAAGATCCGTCGATCGATCGCCATCAGCAGGAGATGAATACGAATACCTGATAATAACCAGGGCGATGCTGGAAAACGAGTTCGAAGCCCTTAAGGATTTCTACAATCGAAGAGGTGTCCGGACCCGGATCATGACCGTCGAATATATCGAGAGCATCTACCCTGGAACCGACCTGCAGGAACAGATCCGCGCGGCGGTGATCTCGGAGTATATTGAGAATGGAATAACCGGCCTTCTCCTTGCCGGCGACGGAGATCCGGGCGATCCCGCCACAGTACCGTACAGGGGGCTGTACTGTTCGGTCAATTCATCGATCGTATACCAGGACAACTCGATCCCCGCCGATATCTATTACGCCGCGCTCGATGGAAACTGGAACGACGATCTCGACCTCCTGTGGGGCGAACCGGGAGAGGATGACCTATTCTCGGAAATTTCGGTCGGCCGGGCCCCGGTCGATTCCCCCGCCGAAGCGGCGATATTCATCCACAAGACGACCAGCTACCAGGAATCTCCCGTCGGCAGCCAGATGAGAGACGTCCTTCTGCTCGGAGAACATCTCTATAGCGACCCCCAGACATATGGCGGGAACGAGATGGATCAACTGGTCGACACCTGCAACGCATACGGGTTTTCGACGACAGGGTTCCCACCCGATTTCAACATCACCAGGTATTACGACAGGGATCTCGGTTACTGGCCAAAATCTGTCATTTACGACGAGGTCAACGCGGGGACTAACTGGATCTGCCATGCAGGACATTCAAACGCGTCATATGTGATGCGCCTCTCGGTCACCGATATAAACGGAACGAATTTCACCAATGATGGGGTCACGGCGAATTACCCCGTCGTGTACACTTACGGCTGCATCGCCGGCGCTTTTGACGTCAACGATTGCATAGCCGAGGAAATGGTAACTATCGACAATTTCGCCTCTGCTTTTATCGGCAACTCGCGCTACGGCTGGTTCACCGAAGGAACGACAAACGGCCCGTCGCATCATTTCCAGCGCGAATATTTCGACGCCGTTTTTTCCGAGGGACATACCACCCTCGGGCCGGCGAACCAGAGGTCGAAGGATGAAACGGTCCCCTTCGTCGACCTTCCCGACGAATACGAGCCCGGGGCGCACAGATGGGTCTTCTACACGCTGAACCTTCTCGGCGACCCGGCGATGGACTCGTGGACAGATATCCCTTCAGCGATGCAGGTGGCCCACAGCAGGTATATCCTGCGCGGCGATACTTCATTCCCTCTCGAGACAGGGGTCGATGGCGCCTTGGCCGCCCTCTACTGGAACGGCGACTGCTACGGGAGGGGGATAACCGGCCCAGACGGTACAATCTCGCTGCCGCTCCTGATGGCTGTGCCTGGCGATGTAGATTCGATGATCCTTACAGTGACAGCGCACGACCGGTATCTTTACAGGGATACCCTTCTCGCGGTCGATGTGGCAGGTTCCGAGAAGACCCCGTCAATGACCCTTCTTTACCAGAACCATCCCAACCCGTTCAATCCATCCACCGTCATCAGCTTTGCCCTTAAGGAACGATGCAGGGCTGACCTGAGGGTCTATGACGTATCGGGAAGGGAAGTAGACCGCATCCTGACCGATATCCTCGACGAAGGCGTTCATTCCATCATATGGAGCCCGCGGAATCTGGCGAGCGGCCTGTACTTCTACAGGCTAAGGGCCAGAGACGCAGTGATGACGAGAAAAGCGATACTGCTTCGCTGA